A genome region from Chloroflexia bacterium SDU3-3 includes the following:
- a CDS encoding extracellular solute-binding protein, producing the protein MVYLRRAPMKINRPWIASAASLLCMLLASCTMAPAAATPQPTQAATPPPASTSAPTPTAGTSAPVTLRVAWWGSKNRHDRTLQVIDLFEKAHPNVTVVPVYVDFKDYWDLLGKQEAEGTTIDVIQQDYSRIGEWVSKGKLLSLNRYVSEKDIHLDGVADEQLAGGRIGDQMYGISLGTNAITLLYDPAQFKAAGVAEPTADWTWDDFKQAATTLHDKLGIYGVEQISNLDVLKIYLKEHGKWPYNDQRTGLGYTDDRLASSFFQLLVDLDASGAMAPLETDSSRGGLALEESLIVNNKAAMKMLWSNQAVALSAANPEHQLALVQTPRVAEGSEGLFLKPSMFFSISSKTQHPDAAALFIDFFINSPEANTILAAERGVPIIPAVRKAIKPNLLPMQQEVFRYIGEVETVASPLNPPDPTSFAKISAEIYDPLINQLLSGQITADEAAAQLRAQLTAILQEK; encoded by the coding sequence ATGGTTTATTTGAGGAGAGCTCCGATGAAGATCAACAGGCCATGGATCGCGTCAGCTGCGTCGCTGCTCTGTATGCTCCTCGCCTCGTGTACCATGGCCCCGGCGGCAGCGACACCCCAGCCCACCCAGGCGGCAACGCCTCCCCCCGCGAGCACCAGCGCCCCCACCCCCACCGCAGGCACCAGCGCCCCTGTGACGCTGCGTGTCGCGTGGTGGGGCAGCAAAAATCGCCATGATCGCACGCTTCAGGTCATCGATCTGTTTGAGAAAGCGCACCCGAACGTCACAGTTGTTCCGGTCTACGTCGATTTTAAAGACTACTGGGATCTGCTGGGCAAGCAGGAGGCCGAGGGGACGACCATCGATGTGATCCAACAGGACTACTCGCGGATCGGCGAGTGGGTTTCCAAGGGCAAGCTGCTCTCGCTCAACCGCTACGTCTCGGAGAAAGATATCCACCTGGATGGTGTGGCGGATGAGCAGCTGGCCGGTGGGCGTATCGGCGACCAGATGTATGGCATCTCGCTGGGTACCAATGCGATCACGCTGCTCTACGACCCGGCGCAGTTCAAGGCGGCGGGCGTGGCCGAGCCGACCGCCGACTGGACCTGGGACGACTTCAAGCAGGCGGCCACCACGCTCCACGACAAGCTGGGCATCTATGGCGTCGAGCAGATCTCGAACCTCGATGTTCTCAAAATCTACCTGAAAGAGCATGGCAAATGGCCCTACAATGATCAGAGAACGGGCCTTGGCTATACCGATGATAGACTAGCGTCCTCGTTTTTCCAACTTCTGGTCGATCTGGATGCGTCGGGAGCGATGGCCCCGCTGGAGACCGACTCCTCTCGGGGGGGCCTCGCCCTAGAGGAGTCGCTGATCGTGAATAACAAGGCCGCGATGAAGATGCTCTGGAGCAACCAGGCGGTGGCGCTTTCCGCCGCAAATCCCGAGCATCAGCTGGCGCTGGTGCAGACGCCGCGCGTGGCGGAGGGCAGCGAGGGCCTGTTCCTCAAGCCGTCGATGTTCTTCTCGATATCGTCGAAGACGCAGCACCCCGATGCGGCAGCGCTCTTTATCGATTTTTTCATCAACTCGCCCGAGGCCAACACGATCCTGGCTGCCGAGCGGGGCGTGCCGATTATCCCCGCAGTACGTAAGGCGATCAAGCCCAACCTGCTCCCCATGCAGCAGGAGGTCTTCCGGTATATTGGTGAGGTCGAGACGGTGGCCTCGCCGCTCAACCCGCCCGACCCGACGAGCTTTGCCAAGATCTCAGCCGAGATCTATGATCCGCTGATCAACCAGCTGCTGAGCGGCCAGATCACTGCCGACGAGGCGGCTGCGCAGCTGCGAGCTCAGCTCACCGCGATCCTACAGGAAAAATAG
- a CDS encoding ATP-binding protein: MAAPIFLLSGPPGAGKSTVAAALLRRFPHGLHLPVDDLRELVVSGIAHPVPQWTAETTRQFRLARQGAAHLAAMYAREGFAVAIDDIIMPDEVDRIFAPVFAGLGFYRVLLLPSVETALQRNRERTSKPFDTSVLIGTIRELHQVFRSLAIPADWAVIESSQLTVEGSVEAILTFANPSLGRKK, from the coding sequence ATGGCAGCGCCGATCTTTCTTCTCAGCGGGCCGCCGGGGGCGGGCAAGAGCACCGTGGCGGCGGCGCTGCTGCGGCGTTTCCCCCACGGGCTACACCTGCCGGTCGACGACCTGCGCGAGCTGGTGGTCTCTGGAATCGCCCACCCCGTGCCGCAGTGGACCGCTGAGACGACGCGCCAGTTTAGGCTGGCCCGCCAGGGTGCGGCGCATCTGGCTGCCATGTACGCCCGCGAGGGCTTCGCCGTGGCCATCGACGACATCATCATGCCCGACGAGGTGGATCGTATCTTCGCGCCCGTATTCGCGGGGCTGGGTTTCTACCGCGTGCTACTGCTGCCGAGCGTGGAGACCGCGCTCCAGCGCAACCGCGAGCGCACCAGCAAGCCGTTCGACACCAGCGTGCTGATCGGGACGATCCGAGAGCTTCACCAGGTCTTCCGCAGTCTGGCGATCCCCGCCGACTGGGCCGTGATCGAAAGCAGCCAGCTGACGGTCGAGGGGAGCGTAGAGGCCATCCTCACCTTTGCGAATCCATCGTTGGGAAGAAAAAAGTGA
- a CDS encoding glycoside hydrolase family 2 protein, with translation MSHPTTPPPTPARERTRIDDGWRFSLGHAADFSKDFSHGTGYFSYLAKTGYGDGPASPAFDDRGWRAVDLPHDWAVALPFDARGSASHGFKAIGHRFPENSVGWYRRSFFVPESDLGRRILVEFDGIYRSGRVFVNGFLVGEEPSGYLGVSYDVTDYLNYGGQNLIAVRADATMEEGWYYEGAGIYRHAWLVKIAPLHVARHGVWVRTALADGSAIITVDTALVNDGREAAGYTIEQVVRGPDGQVAALAPLGGHIQPGEVRQHQAEAEVANPALWSIETPTMHTLVTTVRQGGRVVDVVETPFGLRTVVFDPNGGFFLNGQRVMLKGSNNHQDHAGIGVALPDAMQDYRIGLLKAMGGNAYRCSHHPPTPELLDACDRLGMVVIDENRLMGSNEWHLRQLEQMILRDRNHPSVIIWSVGNEEWAIEGNIKGARIAQTMQDYARRLDPSRITTAAISGGWGGISHTILAAGVNYIKQANTNRQHADYPWQVIIGTEETTTQATRGIYVEDAARAHLAPLEDGTSGGNAEVGWRYYAARPWAAGVFYWTGFDYRGEPTPYGYPAIGSQFGILDMCGFPKDGYYYLKAWWADEDVLHIFPHWNWAGREGQPIDVTVHSNAEEVELFLNGVSQGRKTMPPNDHLTWQVSYAPGALLARGFRAGQPVMEQQVQTTGAPAAIALSADRPHILADGCDVAVVMVEHRDAEGRLVPTACEQVRFALRGPGRIIGVGNGDPSSHEPDQFVDAVRVVKLGAWQAPDAAITEGGLSFEARFDAPALAEGETATLLLNALGPQQTVTLNGAALLVDASPEQLRAALSLPALLPEGNVLRIEAARRFEAWGAREGLLQIHPAALRIDTPAAPWCRATFNGLAQVIVQSTGAAGEIVLEATGEGVRPAAVVVRAS, from the coding sequence ATGAGTCACCCTACCACCCCCCCGCCCACGCCCGCCCGCGAGCGCACCCGTATCGACGACGGCTGGCGCTTCTCGCTCGGCCACGCCGCCGATTTTAGCAAGGATTTTAGCCACGGCACCGGCTATTTCTCATACCTGGCCAAGACCGGCTACGGCGACGGTCCGGCCAGCCCGGCCTTCGACGACCGTGGCTGGCGCGCCGTCGACCTGCCGCACGACTGGGCGGTGGCGCTGCCCTTCGACGCGCGCGGCTCGGCCAGCCACGGCTTTAAGGCTATCGGCCACCGCTTCCCCGAGAACAGCGTGGGCTGGTATCGCCGCAGCTTCTTCGTGCCCGAGTCCGACCTGGGCCGCCGCATCCTGGTCGAGTTCGACGGCATCTACCGCAGCGGGCGTGTGTTCGTCAACGGTTTCTTGGTGGGCGAGGAGCCGAGCGGCTACCTGGGCGTCAGCTACGATGTGACCGACTACCTGAACTATGGCGGCCAAAACCTGATCGCGGTGCGCGCCGATGCGACCATGGAGGAGGGCTGGTACTACGAGGGCGCGGGCATCTACCGCCACGCCTGGCTGGTGAAGATCGCGCCGCTGCACGTGGCCCGCCATGGCGTGTGGGTGCGCACCGCGCTTGCCGATGGCAGCGCCATCATCACCGTGGACACGGCCCTCGTGAACGATGGTCGCGAGGCGGCGGGCTATACCATCGAGCAGGTGGTGCGCGGCCCAGATGGCCAGGTGGCCGCGCTGGCCCCGCTGGGCGGCCACATCCAGCCCGGCGAGGTGCGGCAGCACCAGGCCGAGGCCGAGGTGGCGAACCCCGCGCTGTGGTCGATTGAGACGCCGACCATGCACACGCTCGTCACCACGGTGCGCCAGGGCGGGCGCGTGGTGGATGTGGTCGAGACGCCGTTTGGCCTCCGCACGGTCGTATTCGACCCCAACGGCGGCTTCTTCTTGAACGGCCAGCGCGTGATGCTGAAGGGCAGCAACAACCACCAGGATCACGCTGGGATCGGCGTGGCCCTTCCCGACGCCATGCAGGACTACCGCATCGGGCTGCTGAAGGCCATGGGCGGCAACGCCTACCGCTGCTCGCACCACCCGCCCACGCCCGAGCTGCTGGATGCCTGCGACCGCCTGGGCATGGTGGTGATCGACGAGAACCGCCTGATGGGCAGCAACGAGTGGCACCTGCGCCAGCTAGAGCAGATGATCTTGCGCGACCGCAACCACCCCAGCGTGATCATCTGGTCGGTGGGCAACGAGGAGTGGGCGATCGAGGGCAACATCAAGGGCGCGCGCATCGCCCAGACCATGCAGGATTACGCGCGCCGCCTGGACCCCAGCCGCATCACCACGGCGGCGATCAGCGGCGGCTGGGGCGGCATCTCGCACACCATCCTGGCGGCGGGCGTGAACTACATCAAGCAGGCCAACACCAATAGGCAGCACGCCGACTACCCCTGGCAGGTGATCATCGGCACCGAGGAGACCACCACGCAGGCCACGCGCGGCATCTATGTGGAGGATGCGGCCAGGGCGCACCTGGCCCCGCTGGAGGACGGCACATCCGGCGGCAACGCCGAGGTCGGCTGGCGGTACTACGCGGCGCGACCGTGGGCGGCGGGCGTGTTCTACTGGACCGGCTTCGACTATCGCGGCGAGCCGACGCCCTACGGCTACCCGGCGATTGGGTCTCAGTTTGGCATTCTGGACATGTGCGGCTTCCCCAAGGATGGCTACTACTACCTGAAGGCGTGGTGGGCCGATGAGGATGTGCTGCACATCTTCCCGCACTGGAACTGGGCGGGGCGCGAGGGCCAGCCTATCGACGTGACGGTGCACAGCAACGCCGAGGAGGTCGAGCTGTTCCTCAACGGCGTGTCGCAGGGCCGCAAGACGATGCCGCCCAACGACCACCTAACATGGCAGGTGTCCTACGCCCCTGGTGCGCTGCTGGCGCGCGGCTTCCGCGCTGGCCAGCCGGTGATGGAGCAGCAGGTGCAGACCACAGGCGCTCCCGCCGCCATCGCGCTGAGCGCCGACCGCCCGCACATCCTGGCCGACGGCTGCGATGTGGCCGTGGTGATGGTGGAGCACCGCGACGCCGAAGGGCGGCTGGTGCCGACGGCGTGCGAGCAGGTGCGCTTCGCGCTGCGCGGCCCGGGCCGGATCATCGGTGTGGGCAACGGCGACCCGTCGAGCCACGAGCCGGACCAGTTTGTGGATGCGGTGCGCGTGGTGAAGCTGGGCGCGTGGCAGGCCCCCGATGCCGCGATCACCGAGGGCGGCCTGAGCTTCGAGGCGCGCTTCGACGCGCCCGCCCTGGCCGAGGGCGAGACCGCCACGCTGCTGCTGAACGCGCTTGGCCCGCAGCAGACCGTCACGCTCAACGGCGCGGCGCTGCTGGTCGACGCCTCGCCCGAGCAGCTGCGCGCGGCGCTGTCGCTGCCCGCGCTGCTGCCCGAGGGCAACGTGCTGCGTATCGAGGCCGCGCGGCGCTTCGAGGCCTGGGGCGCGCGAGAGGGCCTGCTCCAGATCCACCCGGCGGCGCTGCGCATCGACACGCCCGCCGCGCCCTGGTGCCGCGCCACCTTCAACGGCCTAGCCCAGGTGATCGTGCAGTCCACCGGCGCTGCTGGCGAGATCGTGCTGGAGGCCACGGGCGAGGGCGTGCGGCCCGCCGCAGTGGTGGTGCGCGCCAGCTAG
- a CDS encoding winged helix-turn-helix transcriptional regulator, translated as MLDRDAIDRQQSVFEALADPMRRRLLLNLAEYSPKTATQLAQEYPITRQGILKHLTVLEHAGLVAVHQAGREKRYTLTPEPLGELERWVSAVGATWDARLLRLKAWVEREQPGE; from the coding sequence ATGCTAGACAGAGATGCCATAGACCGCCAGCAATCCGTTTTCGAGGCGCTGGCCGACCCAATGCGCCGCAGGCTGCTGCTCAACCTAGCGGAGTATAGCCCGAAGACCGCCACCCAGCTGGCCCAGGAGTACCCGATCACGCGCCAGGGCATTCTCAAGCACCTGACCGTGCTTGAGCACGCCGGGCTGGTGGCGGTGCACCAGGCGGGGCGCGAGAAGCGCTACACGCTCACCCCCGAGCCGCTGGGCGAGCTTGAGCGCTGGGTGAGCGCGGTGGGTGCCACGTGGGATGCGCGGCTGCTGCGGCTCAAGGCCTGGGTCGAGCGGGAGCAGCCAGGCGAGTAG
- a CDS encoding LysR family transcriptional regulator: MIDLTWYQSFIAIYRTGSVSRAAKARFLTQPAVSQHLAALEHAVGQPLFQRLPRRMLPTEYAKELYTQVAPALDALDITSQQLRLAADERPLVRVGGPPEYIGQVAMAKLLPLPLRLAVQFGMPQALIPLLEQGELDLVISSQRVPAMQVDYTLFAEEEFILIAASGHVPPEGDVEQLQRWMSVQPWLSYAADLPIIRRFWRQHFQVRPPFRPAVIIPDLRILVEAVALGHGLSVLPAYLCRQALAEGRIHELWRAPQPATNELWLATRRIDRDRPDLRQIADALRERV, translated from the coding sequence ATGATCGACCTCACATGGTACCAGAGTTTCATTGCGATCTACCGCACGGGCAGCGTGTCGCGGGCGGCCAAGGCGCGCTTCCTGACCCAGCCTGCGGTCAGCCAGCACCTGGCCGCGCTTGAGCATGCGGTGGGCCAGCCGCTATTTCAGCGCCTGCCGCGCCGGATGCTACCCACCGAGTATGCCAAGGAGCTCTACACCCAGGTCGCGCCTGCGCTGGATGCGCTCGACATAACCAGTCAGCAGCTGCGCCTCGCCGCCGACGAGCGCCCGCTGGTGCGGGTGGGCGGCCCGCCCGAGTACATCGGCCAGGTTGCCATGGCCAAGCTGCTGCCGCTGCCGCTGCGGCTGGCGGTGCAGTTCGGCATGCCGCAGGCGCTCATCCCGCTGTTGGAGCAGGGCGAGCTAGATCTGGTGATCTCCTCGCAGCGGGTGCCAGCCATGCAGGTGGACTACACGCTGTTTGCCGAGGAGGAGTTCATCCTGATTGCGGCCAGCGGCCATGTGCCGCCCGAGGGCGATGTCGAGCAGCTGCAGCGCTGGATGTCGGTCCAGCCCTGGCTCAGCTACGCCGCCGACCTGCCGATCATCCGTCGCTTCTGGCGGCAGCACTTTCAGGTACGCCCGCCCTTCCGCCCGGCGGTGATCATCCCCGATCTACGCATTCTGGTCGAGGCGGTGGCGCTGGGCCACGGCCTGAGCGTGCTGCCCGCCTATCTCTGCCGCCAGGCCCTAGCCGAGGGCCGTATCCACGAGCTGTGGCGCGCGCCCCAGCCTGCCACCAACGAGCTGTGGCTTGCGACCCGCCGGATCGACCGCGACCGCCCAGATCTGCGGCAGATCGCCGACGCGCTCCGCGAGCGCGTATAA
- a CDS encoding YcxB family protein, giving the protein MQITYTSGPAERAVAARYALAPIMPRVLRIAQASAVGALILSLLFTRLSAGSFRIADLLLSLCMALAMFANVRFLYPISTIDRCRRQRPKFAQITAQFDDRGITILTDGTRSTLAWSLVQNAAIQPPYLLILLERNAAMAFPLSAFPDDSAAECLALIRSHRTTAV; this is encoded by the coding sequence GTGCAAATCACCTACACATCTGGCCCCGCCGAGCGGGCCGTAGCGGCGCGCTACGCCCTTGCGCCAATCATGCCGCGCGTCTTACGGATCGCGCAGGCCAGCGCCGTAGGGGCGCTGATCCTCAGCCTTCTCTTCACGCGGCTATCTGCCGGATCCTTTCGCATCGCCGATCTGCTCTTATCTCTCTGCATGGCACTGGCCATGTTTGCAAATGTGCGCTTTCTCTACCCGATCAGCACCATCGATCGGTGCCGAAGGCAGCGGCCAAAATTTGCGCAGATCACGGCACAGTTTGACGACCGGGGTATCACCATCCTCACCGATGGCACACGGAGCACCCTCGCCTGGTCGCTGGTGCAAAATGCCGCCATCCAGCCGCCATATCTGCTCATCCTGCTCGAGCGCAACGCAGCGATGGCCTTCCCGCTCTCGGCATTTCCTGACGACAGCGCTGCCGAGTGCCTCGCGCTCATCCGCTCGCACCGCACCACTGCCGTATAG
- a CDS encoding SRPBCC domain-containing protein, translating to MRRSGGHVTFSRISRVLTADAIASIVFATYWLHMRGERMAQHAVERDIWIAAPRERVWQAITDPVQMEQWFSPGTAWQMPALEVGGKLFTRDPQTGAELYTQIIQHVDPPQHFAIQTLPDASGAYQVTAYALRAEGQGTRLTVTYTAHGDSAPADWENLSQQHAVGFGMMLENVKAHVEGNTLPYPQGF from the coding sequence ATGCGCAGATCTGGCGGGCATGTCACCTTCAGCCGGATATCTAGGGTATTGACAGCGGATGCGATTGCCTCTATAGTATTTGCAACTTATTGGTTGCACATGAGAGGAGAGCGTATGGCGCAGCATGCTGTGGAACGGGATATCTGGATCGCCGCGCCGCGCGAGCGGGTGTGGCAGGCCATCACCGACCCCGTGCAGATGGAGCAGTGGTTTTCGCCGGGCACCGCGTGGCAGATGCCCGCGCTGGAGGTTGGCGGCAAGCTGTTCACGCGCGACCCGCAGACCGGGGCCGAGCTGTACACTCAGATCATCCAGCACGTCGACCCGCCCCAGCATTTCGCCATCCAGACCCTCCCCGACGCCTCGGGGGCCTATCAGGTGACGGCCTACGCGCTGCGAGCGGAGGGCCAGGGCACGCGCCTGACGGTGACGTATACCGCCCATGGCGACAGCGCGCCTGCCGACTGGGAGAATCTGTCGCAGCAGCATGCCGTGGGCTTTGGTATGATGCTGGAAAATGTGAAGGCGCACGTAGAAGGGAACACGCTGCCGTACCCTCAGGGTTTCTGA
- a CDS encoding extracellular solute-binding protein produces the protein MSILVGICGLRYRSRSTALATLAGSCSGNCSFSAPMLRRPLMKGMTSWVASAVLLSSAFLAACGVPATGTQPSVASTPADSSATAAAVVAAETAAPAATSAEPVTLRVAWWGSPTRNERTLAVIKLFEQEYPHIKIAPEYAEVRDYWPQLNTEATEGKLPDVMQQDYAFMDSWVSQGNLLSLNPYVASGVIQLDKVADEQLAGGRKGEKLYGVSLGTNAITLIYDPAKFKAAGVAEPTSDWTWKDFEQAATTIHQKLGIYGVERFSNYDFFNLYLKEHGQSMYNQQGSDLGYTDDAVAAQFFQMLVDMQASGAMTSMKADEERGTTKLEESMIVTGEAAMKLSWSNQAEAVAAAAGRELALVQTPRVAGGSEGVYLKPSMFFSIPSTTKHPDEAALFINFFLNSPEANVILAAERGVPIVPKVRSAIKGGLMPMQQQVFKYITEVESVSSPLDSPPPPFHSQISSGVYGKTTTQVLKGELSPADAAAQIRSQAAEVFKSAK, from the coding sequence ATGTCGATCCTGGTGGGCATCTGTGGGCTGCGCTATAGGAGCAGATCGACCGCGCTCGCCACGCTGGCTGGATCATGTAGTGGCAATTGTTCGTTTTCTGCCCCTATGCTAAGGAGACCATTGATGAAGGGAATGACGTCTTGGGTAGCCTCGGCTGTGCTGCTCAGCTCGGCGTTTCTTGCCGCGTGTGGCGTGCCAGCTACTGGGACTCAGCCATCTGTCGCTTCTACCCCTGCTGATTCTTCTGCGACGGCTGCGGCTGTCGTCGCCGCCGAGACGGCTGCCCCCGCCGCCACCAGCGCCGAGCCAGTGACTCTGCGCGTCGCATGGTGGGGCTCGCCCACCCGCAACGAGCGCACGCTTGCGGTGATCAAGCTGTTCGAGCAAGAATACCCACATATCAAAATTGCCCCCGAGTATGCCGAGGTGCGCGACTACTGGCCGCAGCTCAACACCGAGGCGACCGAGGGCAAACTGCCCGATGTGATGCAGCAGGACTACGCGTTCATGGACAGCTGGGTGTCGCAGGGTAACCTGCTCTCGCTGAACCCCTATGTGGCGTCGGGGGTTATCCAGCTGGACAAGGTGGCCGATGAGCAGCTGGCGGGCGGGCGCAAGGGCGAGAAGCTGTATGGCGTCTCGCTGGGCACCAACGCGATCACGCTGATCTACGACCCGGCCAAGTTCAAGGCGGCGGGTGTGGCCGAGCCGACCTCCGACTGGACATGGAAGGACTTCGAGCAGGCGGCCACCACCATCCACCAGAAGCTGGGGATCTACGGCGTCGAGCGCTTTTCCAACTACGATTTCTTCAACCTCTACCTGAAAGAGCATGGCCAGTCGATGTATAACCAGCAGGGCAGCGACCTGGGCTACACCGACGATGCGGTGGCCGCGCAGTTCTTTCAGATGCTGGTCGATATGCAGGCCTCGGGCGCGATGACCTCGATGAAGGCTGATGAGGAGCGCGGCACCACCAAGCTGGAGGAGTCGATGATCGTCACCGGCGAGGCGGCGATGAAGCTCTCGTGGAGCAACCAGGCCGAGGCAGTGGCCGCCGCCGCTGGCCGCGAGCTGGCGCTGGTTCAGACGCCGCGCGTGGCCGGGGGCAGCGAGGGCGTCTACCTCAAGCCGTCGATGTTCTTCTCCATCCCATCCACCACCAAGCACCCCGACGAGGCGGCGCTGTTTATCAACTTCTTCCTCAATTCGCCCGAGGCCAACGTCATCCTGGCCGCCGAGCGCGGTGTGCCGATCGTGCCCAAGGTGCGCAGCGCGATCAAGGGCGGCCTGATGCCGATGCAGCAGCAGGTGTTCAAATATATCACCGAGGTCGAGTCGGTGTCGTCGCCGCTTGACTCGCCGCCGCCGCCGTTCCACTCGCAGATATCCAGCGGCGTGTATGGCAAGACCACCACGCAGGTGCTGAAAGGCGAGCTGTCCCCCGCCGATGCTGCGGCCCAGATCCGGTCGCAGGCGGCGGAGGTCTTCAAGTCGGCAAAGTAG
- a CDS encoding DinB family protein has protein sequence MDLATITQELQHSATMIRALVVGVSPEQARQRPSADAWSMLEVVCHLYDEEREDFREHLDFILHRQGGEWYDNTPEEWVTQRAYHQQDIAKMLEKFLDERGRSLAWLAGLQSPDWDKSYTMPDYSISAGDMLACWAAHDNLHIRQLVEIRRALIEQMAAPYALSYAGEW, from the coding sequence ATGGATCTCGCCACAATCACCCAGGAGCTTCAGCACAGCGCCACGATGATCCGCGCGCTGGTGGTGGGCGTGTCGCCCGAGCAGGCCCGACAGCGCCCCTCCGCCGACGCGTGGTCGATGCTTGAGGTGGTCTGCCACCTCTACGATGAGGAGCGCGAGGACTTTCGCGAGCACCTCGACTTCATCCTGCACCGCCAGGGCGGGGAGTGGTACGACAACACCCCCGAGGAGTGGGTGACGCAGCGCGCCTATCACCAGCAGGACATCGCCAAGATGCTGGAGAAGTTCCTCGACGAGCGCGGGCGGTCGCTGGCGTGGCTCGCTGGGCTGCAGAGCCCCGACTGGGACAAGAGCTACACCATGCCAGACTACAGCATCAGCGCGGGCGACATGCTGGCCTGCTGGGCCGCGCACGACAACCTGCACATCCGCCAGCTCGTCGAGATCCGGCGCGCGCTGATCGAGCAGATGGCTGCGCCATACGCTCTCTCCTATGCGGGGGAGTGGTAA
- a CDS encoding SMI1/KNR4 family protein, translating into MNTDEKIVRIKQVLPQLQTLDPDYRVFGSQRHRYLLNPVLPEADALAFEQQHGIRLPEGYRRFLTEIGDGGAGPYYGLERLQDSLFLDLDRKIEQAYGDPSKPFLLTSRWNMDYDGDDDDAQAYAAFEEEYYQPARVDGLLRICNFGCGVALNLVVNGAEYGNMWVDDRASDGGIYPDPYFEQEGRTQFLDWYLLWLARALSEVDRQPAHRRLPILLADALRQIGTIARRVFP; encoded by the coding sequence ATGAACACCGACGAAAAGATTGTTCGCATCAAACAGGTGCTCCCCCAGCTTCAAACGCTCGATCCAGACTACCGCGTCTTTGGCTCGCAAAGACATCGCTATCTGCTGAATCCCGTTCTTCCCGAGGCCGATGCGCTGGCCTTCGAGCAGCAGCACGGCATTCGGCTGCCCGAGGGCTACCGGCGCTTTCTGACCGAGATCGGCGACGGCGGCGCGGGGCCGTACTATGGGCTTGAGCGCTTGCAGGACAGCCTGTTTCTCGACCTGGACCGCAAGATTGAGCAGGCATATGGCGATCCGTCCAAGCCATTTCTGCTGACCTCGCGCTGGAATATGGACTACGACGGCGATGATGACGATGCGCAGGCCTACGCGGCCTTTGAAGAGGAGTACTACCAGCCCGCGCGGGTCGATGGGCTGCTGCGGATCTGCAATTTCGGGTGCGGCGTGGCGCTGAACCTGGTGGTCAACGGCGCGGAGTACGGCAACATGTGGGTGGATGACCGCGCAAGCGACGGCGGCATCTACCCCGACCCCTACTTCGAGCAGGAGGGGCGCACGCAGTTCCTCGACTGGTACCTGCTGTGGCTCGCCAGGGCGCTGTCCGAGGTCGATAGGCAGCCAGCGCATCGGCGCTTGCCGATCCTGCTCGCCGATGCGCTCAGGCAGATCGGCACCATCGCACGGCGGGTTTTCCCCTAG
- a CDS encoding DUF2207 domain-containing protein: MSTGKVSFVRSGIIAAIVLFMLFAITLLGSNYWVRLTLIILGIGITLVYIGLAFAALRTAEGGRRTLQIVGLVASILFAIGIIASQLNLLGQASSSAVPYLLFAYLLLSTLIFIIDGIWGKNYWAAWRRYIIPSIIGVALLIGGIFAWVSLAS, translated from the coding sequence ATGAGCACCGGAAAAGTATCGTTCGTCCGCAGCGGCATCATAGCGGCCATTGTGCTCTTCATGCTATTCGCCATCACCCTACTGGGCAGCAACTATTGGGTTAGGCTCACGCTGATCATACTTGGTATCGGCATCACGCTGGTTTATATTGGGCTGGCGTTCGCCGCGCTGCGCACCGCCGAGGGTGGCCGCCGCACCCTGCAGATCGTTGGGCTAGTAGCCAGCATCTTGTTCGCCATCGGCATCATCGCCAGCCAGCTGAACCTGCTGGGCCAGGCCAGCAGCAGCGCTGTGCCGTATCTGCTGTTTGCCTACTTGTTGCTCTCCACTCTGATCTTCATCATCGATGGCATCTGGGGCAAAAATTACTGGGCTGCGTGGCGGCGCTATATCATCCCATCGATTATCGGCGTGGCGCTCTTGATCGGCGGCATCTTCGCATGGGTGTCGCTGGCAAGCTAG
- a CDS encoding RidA family protein, translated as MPQHITIPPYDSYGVATMVIHQGTIYLGHFGGSCGDDGAILPTIQEQTRQTFRHLAEALRSVDADLASLLKVTVILRDIADFDGMHEAWSEIFPTEPPARTTITSQFVDDFCRIQVDGVACQG; from the coding sequence ATGCCACAGCACATCACCATCCCGCCCTACGACAGCTATGGTGTGGCGACCATGGTCATCCACCAGGGCACGATCTACCTTGGCCATTTCGGCGGCTCGTGCGGGGATGACGGGGCCATCCTGCCCACCATCCAAGAGCAGACGCGCCAGACCTTCCGCCACCTGGCCGAGGCTCTGCGCTCGGTTGATGCCGACCTAGCCAGCCTGCTCAAAGTGACCGTCATCCTGCGCGATATTGCCGATTTCGACGGCATGCACGAGGCCTGGAGCGAGATCTTCCCCACCGAGCCGCCCGCACGCACCACGATCACCAGCCAGTTTGTCGACGACTTCTGCCGCATCCAGGTGGATGGCGTGGCCTGCCAGGGTTAG